One Thermococcus sp. genomic window carries:
- a CDS encoding DUF512 domain-containing protein: MYEFTEDFKLRKITKYELDGVDEREDLVVIPPSSKAGPCGSFCLFCYLRQNPPEMIYRVSFHDTLNDPELENRIAYVSKHYPELWVRVTDTAGNVGLDERRIENLQKAGLDEIQISVHTTKKEKRIALMRSPLAGKLIDILPLVAKTFRVIADIILTPGYNVDDIGEIIEDLASMKVAEVRLFPVGVTRYNRDVRPLTREELVFVKETALEAGKETGIKVVIPPIFKALLGELRLEVGPFEIEPAIKTYILTGELAYPELRRIFPKIPVIAVKNEFFGGNIGTAGLLTGRDVLRAVRKLPEVELGLILLPELMFYGDRTLDGYTREELISRILVEKGYIVESALEPDEIPKILENVGAV, translated from the coding sequence ATGTATGAGTTTACCGAGGACTTCAAGCTGAGGAAGATAACGAAGTATGAGCTCGATGGCGTTGATGAGAGGGAAGATTTGGTCGTTATTCCACCCTCAAGTAAAGCCGGCCCCTGCGGGAGCTTCTGCCTCTTCTGCTACCTCCGCCAGAACCCGCCGGAGATGATTTATAGGGTTTCCTTTCACGATACCCTCAACGACCCAGAACTTGAGAACAGAATCGCCTACGTGAGCAAACACTACCCAGAGCTCTGGGTTCGGGTTACAGACACGGCCGGAAACGTCGGGCTCGATGAGAGGAGGATTGAGAACCTCCAAAAAGCGGGTCTCGACGAGATACAGATTTCAGTTCACACGACGAAGAAGGAAAAGCGGATTGCTCTCATGAGGAGCCCCCTCGCCGGTAAGCTTATAGACATTCTCCCCCTCGTCGCCAAGACCTTCCGAGTCATAGCGGACATAATCCTCACACCGGGCTACAACGTGGACGACATCGGGGAAATAATAGAGGATTTAGCCTCGATGAAGGTTGCTGAAGTAAGGCTCTTCCCAGTCGGCGTAACGAGGTACAACAGAGACGTCAGGCCATTAACAAGGGAAGAACTCGTTTTCGTCAAGGAGACTGCACTCGAAGCTGGGAAGGAAACGGGAATAAAGGTCGTGATTCCGCCGATTTTCAAGGCCCTCCTTGGCGAGCTGAGACTCGAAGTTGGGCCCTTTGAGATAGAGCCGGCCATAAAAACTTACATCCTCACTGGCGAACTGGCCTACCCCGAGCTGAGGAGGATATTTCCAAAGATTCCTGTCATCGCTGTTAAAAACGAGTTCTTCGGTGGGAACATCGGAACCGCCGGACTGCTTACGGGTAGAGACGTGTTGAGAGCAGTTAGGAAACTTCCGGAAGTTGAACTCGGTCTTATTCTCCTTCCAGAGCTGATGTTCTACGGCGACAGAACGCTCGACGGCTACACTAGAGAAGAGCTAATTTCGAGAATCCTCGTGGAGAAGGGCTACATAGTCGAGAGCGCCCTTGAGCCCGATGAGATACCAAAAATATTGGAAAACGTAGGGGCAGTTTAG
- a CDS encoding slipin family protein — MAVGTIVLGIVLLFVLIILASAIKIVKEYERAVIFRLGRVVGARGPGLFFIIPIFEKAVIVDLRTRVLDVPVQETITKDNVPVRVNAVVYFRVVDPVKAVTQVSNYIMATSQIAQTTLRSVIGQAHLDELLSEREKLNLQLQKIIDEATDPWGIKVTTVEIKDVELPAGMQRAMAKQAEAERERRARILLAEAERQAAEKLREAAEIISEHPMALQLRTLQTISDVASDKSNVIVLPLPMEMLKLFQAVGDAARTYTTTKKIEEKEKTE, encoded by the coding sequence ATGGCGGTTGGGACGATAGTTTTGGGAATCGTCTTGCTTTTTGTTTTGATTATACTGGCCAGTGCCATAAAGATAGTCAAGGAATATGAGAGAGCCGTTATCTTCCGTCTCGGTAGGGTCGTTGGAGCAAGGGGCCCGGGTCTGTTCTTCATAATCCCGATTTTTGAAAAGGCCGTTATAGTTGACCTCCGTACTAGAGTCCTCGATGTCCCGGTTCAGGAGACCATAACCAAGGACAACGTTCCAGTCCGAGTCAATGCCGTTGTTTACTTCCGCGTTGTTGACCCAGTTAAGGCCGTAACTCAGGTCAGCAACTACATAATGGCCACCAGCCAGATAGCTCAGACAACATTGAGGAGTGTCATAGGTCAGGCTCACCTTGACGAGCTCCTGAGTGAGAGGGAGAAGCTCAACCTCCAGCTCCAGAAAATTATTGACGAGGCAACTGACCCGTGGGGAATAAAGGTCACAACCGTGGAGATAAAAGACGTCGAGTTGCCGGCGGGAATGCAGAGGGCCATGGCAAAGCAGGCCGAGGCCGAGAGGGAGAGGCGCGCTAGGATTCTCCTTGCTGAAGCGGAGAGGCAGGCCGCCGAGAAGCTCCGTGAGGCCGCTGAAATAATCAGCGAGCACCCGATGGCACTCCAGTTGAGAACGCTCCAGACCATCAGCGACGTCGCCAGCGACAAGAGCAACGTCATCGTTCTACCACTCCCAATGGAGATGCTGAAACTCTTCCAGGCCGTGGGGGACGCCGCGAGAACCTACACGACTACTAAGAAGATAGAAGAGAAGGAGAAAACCGAATGA
- a CDS encoding nodulation protein NfeD: MRLMRRALLIVLIALLLLPPVSAQREAQKVVYVGKIDGTITQYTADQFASYIKTAEEHNAEALIIELNTPGGQGDAMMRIVSLIQNSTVPVIIYVYPRGAIAASAGTYIAMASHLIAMAPGTSIGACEPILGYAANGSIIRAPAKIRNFYTAYMRSLAEESGRNVTAAEKFVMEDLSLTPEEALKAHVIEVIADSVPDLLRKANGMRTKVPVAGKGYITFNFTNVKVEELSPSLSYRIVTFLANPAVSYLLFVVGMLGLVFGFLTPGWHVPETLGAILLVLGVIGMGYFGYNDAGLVLVILGMIFFIAEALTPTFGLFTIAGLVSFVLGGLLLFGKGGGVYLVNSSTFETLRIAIIVTGILLALFFLFGMAAVVRAHRRKPETGKEELIGEIGKVVEDLTPEGVIKVRGELWKAISKDGSTIKAGERVRVVEMRGLTLVVEKVRGGN; this comes from the coding sequence ATGAGACTTATGAGGCGCGCCCTGCTGATAGTTCTGATTGCCCTGTTGCTTCTTCCCCCGGTATCTGCCCAGCGGGAGGCTCAGAAAGTTGTCTACGTTGGCAAGATAGACGGGACGATTACCCAGTACACCGCGGACCAGTTCGCGAGTTACATAAAGACCGCCGAGGAACACAACGCCGAGGCGCTCATAATAGAGTTAAACACCCCAGGTGGCCAGGGAGATGCCATGATGAGAATAGTCTCGCTAATCCAGAACTCAACCGTTCCGGTTATAATCTACGTTTATCCCAGGGGGGCCATAGCCGCTTCTGCCGGCACCTACATAGCGATGGCTTCTCATCTGATAGCGATGGCCCCCGGGACGAGCATAGGGGCCTGTGAGCCGATACTCGGCTACGCCGCCAACGGCAGTATAATACGCGCTCCCGCGAAAATCAGAAACTTTTACACCGCCTACATGCGTTCTCTGGCCGAGGAAAGCGGAAGGAACGTTACAGCCGCTGAGAAGTTCGTCATGGAGGACTTGAGCCTAACCCCTGAGGAGGCCTTAAAAGCCCATGTTATAGAGGTTATCGCGGACAGCGTTCCTGACCTTCTCAGGAAGGCTAACGGCATGAGGACGAAGGTTCCCGTTGCAGGAAAAGGTTACATCACCTTCAATTTCACCAACGTTAAGGTCGAGGAACTGAGCCCCTCTCTTAGCTACAGGATAGTCACGTTCCTCGCGAATCCAGCTGTTTCGTACCTCCTCTTCGTCGTCGGAATGCTCGGACTCGTCTTCGGATTCCTGACACCTGGATGGCACGTCCCTGAAACCCTAGGGGCGATACTCCTCGTTCTGGGTGTAATAGGCATGGGTTACTTCGGCTACAACGATGCCGGCCTTGTCCTCGTAATCCTCGGAATGATTTTCTTCATAGCGGAGGCACTAACTCCGACCTTCGGTCTTTTCACAATCGCCGGACTGGTCAGCTTTGTTTTGGGAGGGCTACTGCTCTTTGGCAAAGGAGGGGGTGTTTACCTCGTGAACTCATCAACCTTCGAAACCCTCAGGATTGCCATAATAGTCACGGGTATTCTACTGGCGCTGTTCTTCCTCTTCGGAATGGCGGCAGTAGTTAGAGCCCACCGCAGAAAGCCTGAAACGGGAAAGGAAGAACTCATCGGAGAGATTGGAAAGGTCGTTGAAGACCTAACTCCAGAAGGGGTCATAAAGGTTCGCGGGGAACTCTGGAAGGCCATCTCGAAGGATGGCTCGACAATCAAAGCCGGGGAGCGCGTTCGCGTTGTTGAGATGAGGGGATTGACGCTCGTCGTTGAAAAGGTTAGGGGTGGTAATTGA
- a CDS encoding type II toxin-antitoxin system VapC family toxin, whose translation MFVIDTAIFIQGVDVEGVTTPKVVEEVKDPESKLFLEGLISAGKVRVLAPSRKGIEAVKDAARKTGELNELSEADVEVLALAYELKGILLTDDYNLQNIAKTLGIEFRTLKRGIKRVIRWSYVCIGCGKRFKEMPPEGICPDCGSQVRLIPKRRRRQRRK comes from the coding sequence ATGTTTGTAATAGACACAGCTATATTCATACAGGGTGTAGATGTTGAAGGCGTAACCACGCCAAAGGTCGTTGAGGAGGTAAAGGACCCCGAATCAAAGCTTTTCCTGGAAGGATTAATCAGCGCGGGCAAGGTTAGGGTTTTAGCCCCGTCGCGAAAGGGTATCGAGGCCGTTAAAGACGCCGCGAGGAAAACGGGCGAGCTAAACGAACTGAGCGAGGCCGATGTTGAGGTTCTCGCGCTGGCCTACGAGCTCAAAGGAATACTCCTCACCGACGACTACAACCTCCAGAATATAGCAAAAACACTTGGAATAGAGTTCAGAACACTAAAGCGGGGCATAAAAAGGGTAATCCGGTGGAGCTACGTCTGCATAGGATGTGGGAAGCGCTTTAAAGAGATGCCTCCAGAAGGAATCTGTCCCGACTGCGGAAGCCAAGTAAGGCTTATACCCAAAAGAAGGAGACGTCAAAGGCGCAAGTAG
- a CDS encoding DNA-3-methyladenine glycosylase → MAGIDLGKTSREMIRNGTWTFKDGTFYQALRLESGKAGIVAYDGDFHFPEDWSRAERKEAREKISFVLGLNMDLDSFYAQISDSPFEFLVDEFYGLSAPASPSPYQALVEVIAQQQVNFDFAQRTIGNLVKLAGEPVRELYLFPTAEKINELGEEKLREARLGYRAGYIKSLTELYLEGKLNLELWDWGIDRAIRYLTRFRGVGKWTAELFLAYGLRKNVYPAGDLGLRRGIAKIFGKRLKEVKEKDVREIIGPYGEWKGLLAFYILCYDRKTEMERRKR, encoded by the coding sequence ATGGCTGGGATTGACCTCGGAAAGACGAGCCGGGAAATGATACGAAACGGCACGTGGACCTTTAAGGACGGGACGTTCTATCAGGCTCTCAGGCTGGAAAGCGGAAAAGCTGGGATAGTCGCCTATGATGGGGACTTTCATTTCCCCGAGGACTGGAGCAGGGCTGAGAGAAAAGAGGCTAGAGAAAAAATAAGCTTCGTCTTAGGTCTGAACATGGATTTGGACTCCTTTTATGCCCAGATAAGCGATTCGCCCTTTGAGTTTCTCGTTGATGAATTTTATGGACTGAGTGCTCCTGCCTCCCCAAGTCCCTACCAGGCCCTCGTCGAGGTCATAGCCCAACAGCAGGTTAACTTCGATTTCGCCCAGAGGACGATTGGAAACCTCGTCAAGCTGGCAGGAGAACCGGTTAGGGAGCTTTACCTCTTTCCCACCGCGGAGAAAATTAATGAGTTAGGTGAGGAGAAGCTTAGGGAGGCAAGACTCGGTTACCGCGCTGGCTACATAAAGTCCCTCACGGAACTTTACCTTGAGGGAAAGCTGAACCTCGAACTCTGGGACTGGGGAATAGATAGGGCAATCAGATACCTTACCAGATTCAGAGGGGTAGGAAAGTGGACCGCGGAGCTGTTTCTGGCTTATGGATTGAGAAAAAACGTTTATCCAGCTGGAGACCTTGGTCTCAGGAGAGGGATAGCAAAGATTTTCGGAAAGCGCCTAAAGGAAGTCAAAGAGAAGGACGTTCGGGAGATTATAGGACCCTACGGGGAGTGGAAGGGACTTTTGGCCTTTTACATCCTCTGCTATGACCGAAAGACCGAGATGGAGCGGAGAAAAAGATGA
- a CDS encoding adenylate kinase family protein translates to MIIAVTGTPGVGKTTVSKLLAQRLGYEYVNLRDYAMEKGIGEMKGDELEVEVDELVYNFERDFAGKNVVVDGHLSHFLKADLVVVLRAHPKLVGERLKARGYSKEKIGENVEAELVDVILVEALEENGNVIEVNTTGKTPEEVVDEIIELIQKGVKRRVGVVDWSEVYDEVIPYLRL, encoded by the coding sequence ATGATAATAGCGGTAACCGGAACCCCTGGAGTCGGGAAGACTACGGTCTCGAAGCTCTTGGCTCAAAGGCTCGGCTATGAATACGTAAATCTCAGGGACTACGCTATGGAGAAGGGCATTGGTGAGATGAAGGGTGATGAGCTGGAGGTTGAGGTTGATGAGCTGGTCTATAACTTCGAGAGGGATTTTGCAGGAAAAAACGTTGTCGTTGACGGTCACTTGAGCCACTTCCTTAAAGCCGACCTTGTGGTGGTTCTGCGCGCCCATCCAAAGCTTGTAGGCGAGAGGTTGAAGGCTAGAGGTTATTCAAAGGAGAAAATTGGGGAGAACGTTGAGGCCGAGCTCGTTGATGTAATCCTTGTTGAGGCCCTCGAGGAGAACGGGAACGTTATTGAGGTCAACACGACGGGAAAAACTCCCGAGGAAGTCGTTGATGAAATCATCGAGCTGATTCAGAAGGGTGTTAAGAGGAGGGTAGGCGTTGTTGACTGGAGCGAGGTTTACGACGAGGTGATTCCCTACTTGCGCCTTTGA
- a CDS encoding N-acetylmuramoyl-L-alanine amidase, giving the protein MRRSSLLLIFLLLSAVPIFSASYVGAVQTDLSGYTICVDAGHGGSDPGAVANGVEEKNINLAIALKVAKLFEEDGAKVVLTRDGDYYVSLSDRVKIANSNNCDIFISIHANAASDSSASGFEVYHYYGSTKGNELATYVDEEIAKDIPLKNRGVKEAGFYVLKYTSMPAILIETGFVTNTYDVGVITDENYQWRYAYAILHGVQRYFGVPVHDPLPTVTGIRFADHGDYFRVVLDVSQSTGYETFYYYYGYYIVIEVLNATLADLGWNSDGTWQYTETGSSSVPYIYATEYEGTVYVVLALGHPYQGYKDFTLENPYRIVVDVYS; this is encoded by the coding sequence ATGAGGAGGTCTAGTCTCCTGCTAATATTCCTCCTGCTCTCCGCTGTGCCGATTTTCAGTGCAAGTTATGTTGGTGCAGTCCAGACGGACCTGAGTGGGTATACTATTTGTGTCGACGCAGGACATGGGGGCAGTGACCCGGGAGCAGTGGCCAATGGCGTTGAGGAGAAGAACATTAACCTTGCAATAGCCCTCAAGGTTGCAAAGCTCTTTGAAGAGGACGGAGCAAAGGTCGTCCTAACAAGGGACGGCGATTACTACGTTTCACTATCGGATAGAGTCAAAATAGCTAACTCAAACAACTGCGACATATTTATCAGCATACACGCCAACGCGGCCAGTGACTCCTCTGCAAGTGGGTTTGAGGTGTATCACTACTACGGTTCAACAAAGGGGAACGAGCTGGCAACCTACGTTGATGAAGAAATCGCCAAGGATATACCCCTTAAGAACAGGGGCGTTAAAGAAGCTGGCTTTTACGTTCTCAAATATACCTCAATGCCGGCAATCCTCATCGAGACAGGTTTTGTGACAAACACCTATGACGTTGGGGTAATAACCGACGAAAACTATCAGTGGCGCTATGCCTACGCGATTCTCCATGGAGTCCAAAGGTACTTTGGCGTTCCAGTCCACGACCCGTTGCCGACCGTGACGGGTATAAGGTTCGCCGACCACGGAGACTACTTCAGAGTTGTGCTTGACGTAAGCCAGAGTACAGGGTATGAGACGTTCTATTACTACTACGGCTATTACATCGTCATTGAGGTTCTAAACGCAACGCTCGCTGACCTGGGCTGGAATTCCGATGGAACGTGGCAGTATACCGAAACGGGCTCCTCAAGTGTGCCCTACATTTACGCAACGGAGTATGAGGGAACTGTCTACGTTGTTCTGGCACTTGGTCATCCATATCAGGGCTACAAAGACTTCACGCTTGAGAACCCCTACAGGATAGTCGTTGACGTCTACAGCTAA
- the minD gene encoding cell division ATPase MinD, whose amino-acid sequence MEGRSIVFASGKGGTGKTTTVANLGVALAQFGKEVILLDADLTMANLSLVLGMEDIPITLHDVLAREADLKDAIYEGPAGVKVIPGGLSLEKVKKAKPERLRELMREISQMADFVLIDAPAGLEMTSVTALLIGKELIIVTNPEISAITDSLKTKLIAEKLGTLPLGAVLNRVTNEKTELTKEEIEAILEVPVLAMIPEDPEVKRASAYGVPLVIKNPTSPAAIAIKQLAAKLAGIKWKPPEPESPIKRVFKAIFGGKK is encoded by the coding sequence TTGGAAGGGCGTTCCATAGTTTTTGCATCTGGAAAGGGTGGAACGGGTAAAACCACAACCGTTGCAAACCTCGGTGTTGCATTAGCCCAGTTCGGCAAGGAAGTGATTCTCCTCGATGCTGATTTGACGATGGCCAACCTCAGCCTCGTCCTCGGAATGGAAGACATACCCATTACGCTTCACGACGTCCTCGCAAGGGAGGCCGACCTCAAGGACGCCATCTACGAGGGGCCGGCTGGAGTCAAAGTCATCCCGGGTGGACTTAGCCTTGAGAAGGTCAAGAAGGCCAAGCCCGAGAGGCTCAGGGAGCTCATGAGGGAGATAAGCCAGATGGCTGACTTCGTCCTCATAGATGCCCCCGCTGGACTTGAGATGACCTCAGTTACGGCCCTACTCATCGGTAAGGAGCTCATAATCGTTACCAACCCGGAGATTTCTGCTATCACGGACTCTCTCAAGACGAAGCTCATAGCAGAAAAGCTCGGAACCCTTCCTCTTGGAGCGGTCCTCAACAGGGTCACCAACGAGAAGACCGAGCTGACGAAGGAGGAAATCGAGGCCATCCTCGAGGTTCCTGTTCTGGCCATGATTCCGGAGGACCCCGAGGTAAAAAGAGCGAGTGCCTACGGTGTGCCACTCGTCATCAAGAACCCGACCAGCCCGGCCGCCATAGCAATCAAACAGCTCGCGGCCAAACTTGCGGGAATCAAGTGGAAGCCGCCCGAACCGGAGAGCCCGATTAAGAGGGTCTTCAAAGCCATATTTGGAGGGAAGAAGTGA
- a CDS encoding sodium/proline symporter: MDIVVVSFVLYLVAMIAVGILTYRIGSESIEGYFLGKRRFGPFTIALTHQATAMSGYMFQGMPGKGYSLGFGSVWVPMTSAGGPLINFTVLGKRLRRFTEKVGAITIPDFLEARYYDKSHVVRIIAVVIIFIFLTAYTAAQTVAMGRTLQFLTGIDYKWGAIIGALTVLIYVLLGGFAAAVYTDVIQAILMFIGAVVVPALAITKIGGLSTMYDKLYTIDPKLTSVWVAPITLLGFLSIGYLGYLGQPQLHVRFMAIKDSKMLKYSLVAAVVWAVIALYGVTLGGVAARVLLPGIKPELSLMALTKEMLPPVFAGILIAAMAAAIMSSANSYLLVVASALARDIYNKLINPDADQNKLVWISRISVLVVSLLSIYLALGATETVFKLVLYAWAGLACSFGPVVIFGLYWKRTTKEGAIAGMIVGAVTVILWKQLGLSWHPWYEMIPGFVFASIAIVVISLLTKAPPQEIQEIVDYAAGKKIIVRGGSATPELKMLAGIVDELF; this comes from the coding sequence ATGGATATAGTGGTGGTTTCTTTTGTATTGTATCTTGTTGCAATGATTGCAGTGGGTATACTAACGTACAGAATAGGCAGTGAATCTATTGAGGGATATTTCCTTGGAAAGAGGCGTTTCGGCCCGTTTACAATAGCCCTAACTCATCAGGCAACTGCCATGAGTGGATACATGTTCCAAGGAATGCCTGGGAAAGGATATAGCCTTGGTTTTGGAAGCGTTTGGGTCCCAATGACAAGTGCGGGGGGGCCGTTGATAAACTTCACGGTTCTAGGGAAAAGACTAAGGCGTTTCACGGAAAAAGTTGGTGCAATAACGATTCCGGACTTTCTTGAAGCCAGATACTACGACAAGAGTCACGTCGTCAGGATAATTGCGGTTGTTATAATATTCATATTCCTGACTGCATATACAGCAGCTCAGACAGTTGCCATGGGAAGGACACTTCAGTTCCTTACGGGAATAGACTACAAGTGGGGTGCAATAATAGGTGCTTTAACCGTTCTGATATACGTCCTCCTCGGTGGTTTTGCAGCCGCGGTTTATACTGATGTTATACAGGCAATACTGATGTTTATAGGTGCAGTCGTAGTCCCCGCCCTTGCAATAACCAAAATAGGTGGACTCTCCACTATGTATGACAAGCTGTACACCATAGATCCCAAACTAACTAGCGTATGGGTAGCCCCAATAACCTTACTGGGCTTTCTTTCAATTGGGTATCTTGGTTATCTTGGACAACCCCAACTCCATGTACGGTTTATGGCAATTAAGGATTCGAAGATGCTGAAGTATTCTTTGGTTGCAGCGGTTGTATGGGCCGTTATAGCCCTCTATGGCGTAACACTTGGCGGTGTTGCTGCGCGAGTTCTTCTTCCTGGGATAAAGCCCGAACTATCCCTCATGGCGCTCACCAAAGAAATGCTGCCCCCAGTTTTTGCAGGAATACTTATAGCCGCCATGGCAGCTGCTATAATGTCCAGTGCAAACTCCTATCTCCTCGTCGTTGCATCGGCTTTGGCGAGGGATATATACAATAAGCTCATAAATCCGGATGCAGACCAAAATAAGCTTGTGTGGATAAGTAGGATTTCCGTTCTTGTTGTCAGCTTACTCTCAATATACCTTGCCCTCGGTGCAACGGAGACTGTTTTCAAGCTTGTCCTTTACGCATGGGCTGGGCTTGCATGTTCCTTTGGGCCGGTTGTCATTTTCGGCCTCTACTGGAAAAGAACCACTAAGGAAGGGGCTATTGCTGGAATGATAGTAGGTGCTGTGACTGTTATACTATGGAAACAGCTCGGACTTAGCTGGCATCCTTGGTATGAAATGATACCTGGCTTTGTCTTTGCAAGTATTGCAATAGTTGTTATCAGCCTACTCACTAAGGCTCCTCCACAAGAAATTCAGGAGATAGTTGACTACGCAGCAGGTAAGAAGATAATCGTTAGAGGAGGCTCTGCAACTCCTGAACTAAAGATGCTGGCTGGTATTGTTGATGAGTTATTCTGA